A genomic segment from Bartonella ancashensis encodes:
- a CDS encoding peroxiredoxin encodes MVKKKVPNVTFHTRVYDETAGDGNTYKWQDVNSDTYFKGKRVILFSLPGAFTPTCSNLQLPDFEKLYDDFKKVGIDEIYCLSVNDAFVMNAWSKQQNLKNVKLIPDGSGEFTRKMGMLVDKSNIGFGMRSWRYAAVINDGTIEHLFEEEGFSDHCGTDPYEISSPQHILKVLQGS; translated from the coding sequence ATGGTTAAAAAAAAAGTTCCTAATGTAACCTTCCACACTCGCGTATATGACGAAACAGCAGGTGACGGTAACACCTATAAATGGCAAGATGTAAACAGCGACACCTATTTCAAAGGGAAACGAGTTATTCTCTTCTCTCTTCCTGGAGCCTTTACACCTACATGCTCAAATTTGCAACTTCCTGACTTTGAAAAACTTTACGATGATTTTAAGAAGGTTGGTATTGACGAAATTTACTGCCTCTCAGTTAATGATGCATTTGTAATGAATGCCTGGAGCAAACAACAAAACCTCAAAAACGTCAAGCTTATCCCTGATGGCTCCGGCGAATTCACAAGAAAAATGGGAATGCTTGTTGATAAAAGCAACATCGGTTTTGGTATGCGATCATGGAGATACGCTGCTGTCATCAATGACGGTACTATCGAGCACTTGTTTGAAGAAGAGGGATTTTCAGATCATTGCGGTACAGACCCATATGAAATTTCGTCACCACAACATATTTTGAAAGTTCTTCAAGGCTCATAA